One segment of Bacteroidota bacterium DNA contains the following:
- a CDS encoding FecR domain-containing protein yields MKNKFKLLICCCLSFLWATNLFPQQNVNVVLISSAISLQKTITRLSGEISGYEKKIVKCQNTISNSEKIQKMATEKNNKEAYRISSEAISTSKQSISDCRNFISALTEKKKKYQASLNEVEKTIKSNASLKTNAVLLNSRGQVSVIKPDGSQYKISSSQNPCLDAGDIISTSSDGFASFDFLEGRGSLTVGPGSKVKMSAEKDSTQVLDVMKGSVYSGILKADEYEKKLVDMYHNFSNDSLLKSISYYNSLSSDQWNRLAQKEVIRCLRKSKFETRTPNAICAVRGTKFTVRVESDNNTEVQVLEGKVEISPLNDKDAVFVTGGQIFLLNTKDIHPQIIQADTLNTKKWWNYEE; encoded by the coding sequence ATGAAAAACAAATTTAAGCTTCTAATCTGTTGCTGTCTGTCTTTCCTGTGGGCAACAAATCTCTTTCCCCAGCAAAATGTCAACGTAGTTCTTATCTCTTCGGCAATCAGCCTTCAGAAGACCATAACCCGACTCTCCGGAGAAATTTCCGGCTATGAAAAAAAGATTGTCAAATGCCAGAATACAATAAGCAACTCTGAGAAAATTCAGAAAATGGCCACTGAAAAGAACAATAAGGAAGCTTACAGAATCTCATCCGAGGCAATCTCGACATCAAAACAGTCTATTTCTGATTGCCGGAATTTTATTTCCGCTCTTACTGAAAAAAAGAAAAAATATCAGGCCTCCCTGAACGAGGTTGAAAAAACCATTAAATCAAATGCATCGCTAAAAACAAATGCTGTGTTATTGAACAGCAGGGGACAGGTATCAGTAATTAAACCCGATGGCAGTCAATACAAAATCAGCTCCTCTCAGAATCCCTGCCTTGATGCCGGTGATATCATTTCTACTTCTTCCGACGGATTTGCCAGCTTTGACTTTCTTGAAGGAAGAGGCTCTCTGACGGTTGGTCCCGGCTCTAAAGTAAAGATGAGCGCTGAAAAAGACAGTACACAAGTTCTTGATGTTATGAAAGGTTCTGTCTATTCAGGTATTCTTAAAGCTGATGAATATGAGAAGAAATTGGTTGACATGTATCATAATTTCAGCAACGATTCTTTATTAAAATCTATTTCATATTACAATTCGCTCTCTTCTGACCAGTGGAACAGATTAGCGCAAAAAGAGGTAATAAGGTGTTTGAGAAAGTCGAAGTTTGAGACCAGAACACCCAATGCAATATGCGCAGTACGAGGTACCAAGTTTACTGTCAGGGTTGAATCTGACAATAATACTGAAGTGCAGGTATTGGAAGGCAAGGTAGAAATATCCCCGCTTAATGATAAAGATGCAGTTTTTGTTACTGGTGGACAAATATTTTTATTGAATACAAAAGATATTCATCCGCAAATCATACAGGCCGATACGTTAAACACAAAAAAATGGTGGAACTATGAAGAATAA